The following is a genomic window from Mya arenaria isolate MELC-2E11 chromosome 4, ASM2691426v1.
aggccgctaagccgcttacttcacgccgctaggccgctaacttcacgccgctaggccgctaggccgctaacttcacgtacatcgaGCCAACGACGTTCAATTATATTGACATGCCATTTAAGTCGagtaaatcattaaaatagGAATCTTGTGTATGGTAAAAAGTCTGTCTAAAAAGCTGTATTTTTCACAAACATGCTTGATGATGCGGCCCCAGGTCTCAGACTTTGCATAAATGGCATCAGATCAAAATAAGGGTGTTTAAAccataatacttataataataccATAATAAAGGctccattaaaacaaaattaaaaacttttaGATATCTTACCTAAGTAATTGTGTGAGTAGTATTGTCATATTGCATATTGCATTTAGAACACAGCACAAAATTATGGCGTCATCCTAATACAagttataattatgtacaaaaaCACTGCATTTCCATCGTTTGTCCGCCAACTTTGGTTGCAGGCTAAACAAACTTCACTAACCTACGCAGACTCACTTAACGGGAATCGAAATTGGGCTGACTCCGAGCTGTTTGGGCTGACTCCAAACAGTTTTGGCAGACTCCGAACTGTTTGGGCTGACTCCGAGCTGTTTGGACTCTGAGCTGTTTGGGGTGACTCCGAGCTGTTTGCCTTATTTCGCCACTATATTTCGCATGTTGTGCTTTTAAAACTGacagatttatttttaataaacataacattaagTATAAGGtcagtattatttgtttttaaagcaagGTCCCTTTCACAGATTAACATACGACCGACGGTCGCTAAACGCTACGCAATAACGCAGttgcgtaatgaaattttgacaggtcaAAGTATTTGTCATACCAAAACACCGAATTGGAAATAAAATCCGAATCCgaagtgtgtgtgtgggggggggggggggggtaggggaTGACGGGGTTAATATGCTGTCCGTCATCGATCCATCTAATCCTAAATTGGGCCTAGCTACGCGGCTGGTACCATTCTCAATGAgttatcttgtttattttcgaTGTTGAAGAGGAAAGAATTATGACATCACGGAAGACGTCATAAGATACTGACGCAGAAAACTGTGGCTGTTGCATAACGTTTATTTACAAGTGGTAAACAATAATGTAGGAATAACCGAAactattataaaaataacaattaaaagtgtaatgataatatatatatacattgtatatgttaaaagggcacactataggttgatgtaaatatttataaatgcattattatgttgaaCCCATTTTactgttataataaaaaagaatatgatttctgtacagataaaaaaataatagcgATATGTTGGCGCTTTTTAACTATGGAATGTGTAGCCACGTAGCAATTAAGTTCTTGTTATAaagtctattttttttaaactgttcacaaattatatgcttattttgttttgatcattcaattcaaatgaagtgaacataataatgcactaaaatttaaaaacaacaattttccACCAACATCTAGTGTACGCCTTTAAACGTTAAGGCATTAAAATATGCCCAAATATTCACGGTACTTCCATAATTTAATATCATGATATATCgtgtaatatttcatattttctcacacaaagttaaaacatgcaatatgcATGCAAAATAATCTTTCATGTACTGAATACTGAAAAGACTCATGTTTGTTTGGTTTAAGGATccatataaaacaatgttataattatcATGAATCGGCGAACGTTCTACTGGATTGGCAATGTCTAATTCCGGACAGTGCGTATACATTCGGATACCAATGAAACAAGTAATTACgcaatacattttaaagtgagcttttctttcaaacaaaatatattttattattgtttatcaatcaaaatcagaatattaaaattgttttatcaaattacagtggaaactcaataaaccggacaaggtccggactgggcaaaatttccggtttagtgaggattccggtttagtgggGATTTGTTGTACGgggtaagtttactcaaaatattaactgagttaacctttaaagtaTTTCGTCCGctagggacagttcaattcCCCGACGTTTAAatggaggttgagacatgattaaagcacttgcaaaaATGATAAGCAAAATTAAACTTTTCTGCGTTTTTACAatcatcttttttccaagtcttgaaataaaacaactcgcgtatTTTAAGgtttgtttagtatgtttgtgatttattaaaggcaccgctctaatttgatttaATCATAGAAAACtcttagataaaacaaccctccaaaatgatcactaaatatccgtttctagttctttattttctgcaacaaacaaattaatgtttcaatcaattttcttttcacaagtttgattatcgtttgattatcgcgcgacTGTTAATCCACaacgcaatcatcattatcgagttaacacaacaacacaggtgtaatatttaatgACTCACCGggtgtcaaaacaaagtgacacgcgattcgcgaattcctaatacacaaaattattttgacatgttcgaacaaataaacgtccggttttgtgaggtaaaattacgttgacaactcacaaattttctcgatttttttgtccggtatccggggttccggttttgtagggattttttttacattgaaaatagaaggggaaaaacgggactctgaaaaaagtccggtatcccgaggattccggttttgtggagatccggtttagtgagggtagaaaaatggtcaaacaTCACGTGGAAAAATAACGTAAATTATAAGCTTGACCTCAACGCttcttttttactttaaactCTACACATATTTAAAGAACTTAAACGTTAATTGCTCAGTTCATGTTTCGCATTTTGAAAGTGAAATAGTGTCCGGATTTAGGCAATGGTCAAACGTTCAAATGACGTTGACGCTTGAcgttattgtgttatttttctaATATCGTGAATGTGGTCTAAAACTAGTCTTAAAATAAAGGCACGCTTGCTGCATAAAGTCAATATTAAAAAACGTTTTATAGATCACACAAGAATCTATAATAGTATTgagcaaacatttaaacaatataaaacatgtcattgtaatgtaccagtcaattgtaaccacggcccccaaggtccggggagtAGCGGAGACTTTCACTTTTGTTCCAGCCAAGCTCGGGTAAAATCACtatcctgcggggacgaactgctggtaaaatccccgccaaataccccccccccgcaccccagggaccttAGGGAagacccattccccgctatttttggcgcgaagacattatcaccgcattcacccggcactgcggggccacctggaaggtaaaaacacggtccacttccccggctatccccgttATACCCCCGCCCCTTGGGGTGGGGTGGGTGgcgggcgtggttacaattgactggtgcgtaAGACTGACAGTGACGTGTCTCTACTACCTATCAGTTCGTGAATGACATTAAAAGTGCACTTGTAATATACATTGTAGTAAAGATAAAACCATATTATAAAActaatatgaattttaaaacatagttACACAGATTAATCACCATATTAGTACACATCTGTGGgtgtaaaaagtaaaacaacaatcacAGCCCAGTCAAATCGTCCCAGGAACAGTCGAagcccgttggctcgaactcgtttgggtCGAATTTCTGGTAGgatcgaactggatgtaaagggctgatttctttatactgaagataAGCATTCGCGATTGGCTCTAATTTTCAGAGGCTCGGgttattttcgccggtccctgggagttcgagctaacggggttcgactgtataattTTCAAACCATATAATACTGCGGATATAcgtaaacattatttaaaacagtattacGCATACAAACTTGTAGATCAAATGGTGACGCAGAGGCAATATGaaatttggcggccatctttttttttttaaaatggccGCAATTCGACCATGTTGCCTGATACAAAATAGGTCCAGTTTAACATATATTTCGAATGTTTTTAACAACGCTTCTGAGACGATTTGAATcaactatttaatttaatacaatgtgccgattgttcagaactttgttaatatTGTTGACTTGTTAACGTGAAATATTTGACCCTATgctcatatattaaaatataaacaagtacagctgaaacatttgtctcattttttgttagaaatacacCAAACCACaagtaaacattaaaattcctgagcagtaaagatttgaaagttaacaacgcgacgttaacaacgttgttaactttaacaaatttatgAACACTCGACCCATTGTAACATTCAAACAGCGGTTAgagtttgtttgtatttccatTAATTTCTGTGGAAAACATAGGAATGTCTTCTGTTTTTTCATTAGTTTCCACATTTTTTAAAACCGGCACAGAACTTGTAAGAGGTACCGGCTTCCTATCACCGCTCGAATCGAATCCTTCGACGAGTTTGCTATTACTAACTGTCTTTTCCAGTTGCGCTTCTTGCTTTTTCCTCAGATCCTCGCTCGTTTCCGTGCATGAGGTATGGAATGAACACGTTTCAACTTCATCACTGACGTCACAAATACGACCTGCGACATCATCTTTGTCCGATAGCCCGTATTGCACGTGAGTGTAATACAAGACAAAGTTACTCACAATAATAGGTACCGTGAAAGCTATCATGAGCAGGCCGGATATTGCGCAAATTGAGCCTATGACGTAACCAAACCCGGTCACCGGAACCATGTCCCCGTATCCGACGGTCGTCATGGTGACGACCGCCCACCAGAAGCCGACAGGAATGTTACTGAACTGTTCTCCACCCTCCGTAAAATGCAGCAAGGATGCGAACATTACCATCCCTATcagcaaaaacacaaacatgagCAAAAGTTCGTTAAAACTGGCTTTCAATGTGTACAGTAAAATCCACAATCCGGGCACGTGACGGATTAACCGGAAGATACGACACAGTCTGAGCATGCgcagtatgaaaataaagtcgaCAAATCCGAGCCCGCCGGCTCTAACCTGTGGGCTGAAGCACAGCAGTATGAACTCGACGTAATCCGGAACTATTGCGATGAAGTCGATAATATTTTGCAGGGAGCTGCAAAATCGTCTCTTCTTTGGACAGAATACTAATCTTGTCAAGAATTCTATCGTAAAGAAAAGAACGCACATCAGGTCCATTATTAACAAAGCCGGATGTTGAATCGTCGTCTCATCCGTTTCCGTTTCCGTATCgctgaaaatattatttacccCGGTACTGTTTGTGTTATTTGAATCCGGAAGTGACGTCACATCTGACTTGCTGATCTCATGAAACACCTTGCTGTGCTCCAGGGTGAATAGTTTGTAGAGTGAGCGCAGACTGTGTACCTCTGAGGGCGGAAGTTGGAAATAGGGGTGTGTCTCCGCGCAGAACGAGAAGATTGACATACAGACGAAGATTATCGACACCCAGGCGTATATCTAAAAGGAAAAAAGGTCcggtttattaaaaaaataacaatttaaatgaacTATATCTTCTTTGTTAGTTAAATGTTCGtattacatataatttaaaggttaatgcagtcgaatcccgttggctcgaactcgcttagcTCGAGTTCCTTGTTGGCACGAACTGGATGTGAAGgacctatttatttatactgaagCCAGTGAAGGTAAGCATTTCTGCTTGGCTCAAATTCCCGGAGGCTCGAGGTACTTTTGTTAGTCCCtggaagttcgagccaacggggttcgactgcatgtatactatatttataaacacacatgCGACCTGACCACTCAAATGTTACCGACCAGTAAAAAGTACAAAAGTATTATggaatttaaatgtattaatgtcTTCAgtttacatgtgtgtgtgtgtgtgtgtgtgtgcgtgcgtgcgtgcgtgcgtgcgtgcgtgcgtgcgtgcgtgtgtgtgtcaTTTTTACGTCGGATAAACATTTACTTCGATTGAAACGCATGCGTTGGACATAAAATGCTTAACGATACGCAAGTAGTTCCATTTATACGTCTTATGATATATTTCGATCTGTTATATTCGGATACCGTCAGCGTTCAGGTTTACAAAGGGCATTAACCAACGACTCTGTAAAGCCAGAGACTACAGAGGCCAGTTCAATTTGTCGTTCTAAGATCCTTAGATTTATTTAACCCTGCATCATAAAGAATTTTGGGACAAACATGTCTCTATTTGCAGGGTTTCTTACTCTTAAGTACATAGACAAATGAGTTCATACATAATTAAAGCCATGACTTCTATACCTTTGCGGCCCTGGACGAGCCGGGATCCTGAAGAAACGGCCATATTACAGCGCGGATGCGGCGCCAGCAGCTCTTGCTGTGCCGGTCCTGTGCGAGGTCCGTCTGTGTGGTGGATTGCTTCCGGTCGTATTCGAGCTTCTCAAGGGATTTGGTTTGCGTCTTCCACGTATTGTACGGCTGGAAACAGCACCTAcagaaacaaaattgaaacttacttgtacatgtgttttaaacttttaatgatgcaatcactggccaaaatttcaatttGAAGGAATTTTGTACATAAAACGCTGCGACATTTTGCCAAGGATTGCAGGCCGAAGCTTGCCGTAGATGGCCGAGTTATTATGATTGGTAGTTTTACTTCGTGCactcggaacacctcggccatatATCATCGAAAAACACTCGGAATTAATTCAGGTGCATTGGTAGAAGTAGCTCGTAAAATGAATAATACTAGTGTTTCACGTGTATTTGGTTCCCAGTGCAGTGTTTTTCTCATTCACGGATAATTAAGCTTCCTAAAAGTCAAGTCCTTAGGCCCAATGAACATTAATACGCGATCTACCTGCAGCGTAGTGAAATGTAACAAATTCTGACCGTCCCTATACATAGAAGGTCGTTTCCTGGAATTTagccgaggtgctccgattaCTTTTTCTGATGCTGTGGAACATTTCCACGTGAACTTCAGGCACGCACTAAGCAACCTGAAACTGTTTTCGCGCCTCTTTAGAGTTCAAAATCCCGGAGTGTCAACCGCATTCTAGAAACACCTCCACGTGAAATTCAGGCACGTGGTAAGCAACCTGAAACTTTATTCGCGCCTCCTTAGAGTTCAATATCCGAGAGTGTCAACCGCATTCTACAAATATCTCCACGTGAGATTCAGGCACGTGGTAAGCAACCTGAAACTCTTTTCGCGCCTCTTAAGAGTTCGAAATCCTAGAGTGTCAAATGCTTTCCAGAAATCGATAAAGGTTTATGTCATTTGAACAGTTTGTGACTGACGGCGCGATATTTACAACCAAAAAGTTCGCAATGAACGTCAGCTCGCGAATACTTGCTTGATAACACGGATCAGCCTGTCTGAAACATGTGTAGAGCTTTCACCCATCAACATGTGGGCAATTACTTTCCCCGAGATATGTCAGTTATTTGTTATGATGCTGACTGAAGTAACACACTTCTGTACAGAGAATAACAAAAACGTTCAATGCCGAGTGTTACCAATATATTTGTGTCAAGAGCGGCGGTGGTTTTCTGAGGCGAAATCTTTTGGCCTGTTGAGTTCTTAGGAACCGCCACATTTTTTGCCCActtcatgtttttattcaatactttaagTACTTTATTGCTTTTTTTGCCGAAAtagaatgattttgaaaatatttgttttccagattaaattatgaaaacatgattattttttattaacggGCTCCCTCCCCATTTAAAATAAGGTGTCTGAGAAactaaaaatactattttcttgGCCTAACAGCAATGTTGAATCttaatatcttgttttgttccAGAAAACAGAGACTTTGTTAAAGGTTAACCTTTATGCTTACTACAGTCTAGTTTTCTTGcatcattttctgtttttgttttttttgtttatttatttgagtttatcaaggtctgcccgtgAACATCTATATAGTCAGTATCAGCGTTACTGATAATGTTAAAGCTgcaactctcacagattgaacgttttgacaacttttttattctgtatcttggaacgagccaatttttgcgaaaatccatggaaaaccagttatataagactgctgacaaaatttagcaggcatatatttatatttaagttcaaaaatgatgttttatgcatttttcttaaaccgtaagtaacggtttaagccataaaacattgattttcgaacggaaatatgaaaatctacgatctgatttttgtcagcaatcttaaatcttCGGTTTGCaggaatttatttaaaaatttgctctttccaagacaaaaaatacaaaaaaaaagttataaaaaatggtatatctgtgagagtgtagctttaaaagcCAAATCACTTTAGTTTtgacttttaaaagaaaaaaaatctaacaaatgttcaaactatttctcagggcaattatttccTTCTAGGGAATGGGGCAGTTTTTTCGAGTAGGTCAGAgaaaccggaaacaaacattatttgttaaacGCCTTAATATTCTTTTGCCTGATAGTGAAGTGTCGACAAAAAACAAGATATCTTTATTCTGAAGTATGTTCACTTAAATTAATAAcctatatcaaaatataaacatttgaatgttgaCAATTTCCGCTGTAGTGTTGACTAAATCCGATATAATCATAAATTGtg
Proteins encoded in this region:
- the LOC128232504 gene encoding potassium voltage-gated channel protein Shaw-like isoform X1; the protein is MSRSAAIAVASCNYPKKANKTNKKWKQPRTKNSAVCRSPNLGSRSPSPGRSGGRRFFGSSEKSKLQRNRFGDSEYTPRTPDCFDRGSRNSETLSIVGHKHNGGLSPDGYTDNVLGYGGDRETTGVDNAGGNMALSAVMMSGGGGGNNGGGGMKQCNSHYSVSDLQHGDGTIWTLSNTSEIDLSRSWPGSQTPNKCNCDKIRSKETVIINVGGQVFETFRSTLKRLRSCKLASEQEMMRHYRQEKGDFFFDRDPYAFNIIINYLRYGNLHLPTNLCGPTLMREFEYWGIDEGDIERCCFQPYNTWKTQTKSLEKLEYDRKQSTTQTDLAQDRHSKSCWRRIRAVIWPFLQDPGSSRAAKIYAWVSIIFVCMSIFSFCAETHPYFQLPPSEVHSLRSLYKLFTLEHSKVFHEISKSDVTSLPDSNNTNSTGVNNIFSDTETETDETTIQHPALLIMDLMCVLFFTIEFLTRLVFCPKKRRFCSSLQNIIDFIAIVPDYVEFILLCFSPQVRAGGLGFVDFIFILRMLRLCRIFRLIRHVPGLWILLYTLKASFNELLLMFVFLLIGMVMFASLLHFTEGGEQFSNIPVGFWWAVVTMTTVGYGDMVPVTGFGYVIGSICAISGLLMIAFTVPIIVSNFVLYYTHVQYGLSDKDDVAGRICDVSDEVETCSFHTSCTETSEDLRKKQEAQLEKTVSNSKLVEGFDSSGDRKPVPLTSSVPVLKNVETNEKTEDIPMFSTEINGNTNKL
- the LOC128232504 gene encoding potassium voltage-gated channel protein Shaw-like isoform X2, with the protein product MGVQHHRSKVILFRNMESGPRTKNSAVCRSPNLGSRSPSPGRSGGRRFFGSSEKSKLQRNRFGDSEYTPRTPDCFDRGSRNSETLSIVGHKHNGGLSPDGYTDNVLGYGGDRETTGVDNAGGNMALSAVMMSGGGGGNNGGGGMKQCNSHYSVSDLQHGDGTIWTLSNTSEIDLSRSWPGSQTPNKCNCDKIRSKETVIINVGGQVFETFRSTLKRLRSCKLASEQEMMRHYRQEKGDFFFDRDPYAFNIIINYLRYGNLHLPTNLCGPTLMREFEYWGIDEGDIERCCFQPYNTWKTQTKSLEKLEYDRKQSTTQTDLAQDRHSKSCWRRIRAVIWPFLQDPGSSRAAKIYAWVSIIFVCMSIFSFCAETHPYFQLPPSEVHSLRSLYKLFTLEHSKVFHEISKSDVTSLPDSNNTNSTGVNNIFSDTETETDETTIQHPALLIMDLMCVLFFTIEFLTRLVFCPKKRRFCSSLQNIIDFIAIVPDYVEFILLCFSPQVRAGGLGFVDFIFILRMLRLCRIFRLIRHVPGLWILLYTLKASFNELLLMFVFLLIGMVMFASLLHFTEGGEQFSNIPVGFWWAVVTMTTVGYGDMVPVTGFGYVIGSICAISGLLMIAFTVPIIVSNFVLYYTHVQYGLSDKDDVAGRICDVSDEVETCSFHTSCTETSEDLRKKQEAQLEKTVSNSKLVEGFDSSGDRKPVPLTSSVPVLKNVETNEKTEDIPMFSTEINGNTNKL
- the LOC128232504 gene encoding potassium voltage-gated channel protein Shaw-like isoform X3 encodes the protein MPVDCEYSLIDNQPRTKNSAVCRSPNLGSRSPSPGRSGGRRFFGSSEKSKLQRNRFGDSEYTPRTPDCFDRGSRNSETLSIVGHKHNGGLSPDGYTDNVLGYGGDRETTGVDNAGGNMALSAVMMSGGGGGNNGGGGMKQCNSHYSVSDLQHGDGTIWTLSNTSEIDLSRSWPGSQTPNKCNCDKIRSKETVIINVGGQVFETFRSTLKRLRSCKLASEQEMMRHYRQEKGDFFFDRDPYAFNIIINYLRYGNLHLPTNLCGPTLMREFEYWGIDEGDIERCCFQPYNTWKTQTKSLEKLEYDRKQSTTQTDLAQDRHSKSCWRRIRAVIWPFLQDPGSSRAAKIYAWVSIIFVCMSIFSFCAETHPYFQLPPSEVHSLRSLYKLFTLEHSKVFHEISKSDVTSLPDSNNTNSTGVNNIFSDTETETDETTIQHPALLIMDLMCVLFFTIEFLTRLVFCPKKRRFCSSLQNIIDFIAIVPDYVEFILLCFSPQVRAGGLGFVDFIFILRMLRLCRIFRLIRHVPGLWILLYTLKASFNELLLMFVFLLIGMVMFASLLHFTEGGEQFSNIPVGFWWAVVTMTTVGYGDMVPVTGFGYVIGSICAISGLLMIAFTVPIIVSNFVLYYTHVQYGLSDKDDVAGRICDVSDEVETCSFHTSCTETSEDLRKKQEAQLEKTVSNSKLVEGFDSSGDRKPVPLTSSVPVLKNVETNEKTEDIPMFSTEINGNTNKL
- the LOC128232504 gene encoding potassium voltage-gated channel protein Shaw-like isoform X4, which gives rise to MALSAVMMSGGGGGNNGGGGMKQCNSHYSVSDLQHGDGTIWTLSNTSEIDLSRSWPGSQTPNKCNCDKIRSKETVIINVGGQVFETFRSTLKRLRSCKLASEQEMMRHYRQEKGDFFFDRDPYAFNIIINYLRYGNLHLPTNLCGPTLMREFEYWGIDEGDIERCCFQPYNTWKTQTKSLEKLEYDRKQSTTQTDLAQDRHSKSCWRRIRAVIWPFLQDPGSSRAAKIYAWVSIIFVCMSIFSFCAETHPYFQLPPSEVHSLRSLYKLFTLEHSKVFHEISKSDVTSLPDSNNTNSTGVNNIFSDTETETDETTIQHPALLIMDLMCVLFFTIEFLTRLVFCPKKRRFCSSLQNIIDFIAIVPDYVEFILLCFSPQVRAGGLGFVDFIFILRMLRLCRIFRLIRHVPGLWILLYTLKASFNELLLMFVFLLIGMVMFASLLHFTEGGEQFSNIPVGFWWAVVTMTTVGYGDMVPVTGFGYVIGSICAISGLLMIAFTVPIIVSNFVLYYTHVQYGLSDKDDVAGRICDVSDEVETCSFHTSCTETSEDLRKKQEAQLEKTVSNSKLVEGFDSSGDRKPVPLTSSVPVLKNVETNEKTEDIPMFSTEINGNTNKL